From the Methanobacterium sp. BAmetb5 genome, the window AACGACAATAAAAGGAGTAATTCCTATATCCTGGTGAATGGTGGAAGTGAATGGTTATTTTCAGCCGCACTAATTTAACTAGGCAAAACTCCTGCCAATTATTACCTATTAAGTTATATATTCATCTAATCTCTTTTTTCTCAGTATTGTTTATCAGGTTTATTTTGGGTCTGGTGTCCAGTCGGAAATATCAGTGGCTATACCGATCCGGCGATAAATTTCCTTATTCTGGTTTATAACTGGATATGCCCGGACTTTTATTCGACGTTTTTCTCCATCGGGACGTATGACACTGCATTCAATTCCTTCTCTATGGGAGATGGTTTTACCATTTTTTCCAAAAATGTAGGAGATAAATTTTTCCTGATCAGGGGGGTGAATGGATTCAATCCAGGAACGGGGGTTCTGATAAAGGTTAGAGATAGATCGTCCCCATATTTTATGGTATGATTGGCTCATGTACAGTATCTGTCCAGTAAGTGGGTCAATAATCCAGAAAACTTCCTCAATATTCTGGGACATTAACTGGAATATATCCTCCCTCATCTTCAATTTAAATTCATCCAGTTTCCTCTGGGTAATATCCCGGATAATGAAGGTAGTATAAACGTTACCTTCTGCTTCCCACGTGTTCAAGGACATTTCAAGTGGAAATTCACTCCCATCTTTCCGCATACCAAATGATTCAAAGACATTTCCCACACCCAGGTCATCCTGATGGAAAAAATCCAGTTTAACCTGAAACTCTTCCATGTATCGCTGGGGAATTAGCGTGTCTATGTACTGACCCATTATTTCATCGGCCCGGTAATCAAAAATTCTTTCCAGGCTGTTGTTGGAAAATATAATTCTTTCTTCACCATCAATGATGATAATGGCATCCACTGCAGTCTGGGCCAGGTTCCGGAACTTTTCTTCACTGGTCTTCAGAGCATATTCCACCCTTTTCCTCTCAGTAATATCATTCAAAACACATATCAAACCGATTATCCGGTTTTTATTATCTCTAATGGCATTAGCCTGCATGTATGCCGGGAAAATCCGGCCAGATTCAGTAACCATCTCCAGCTCCCCGTCCCATCTATTACCATTCATAATGGTCTGGTATATGTATCTCCCCAGCTCCAAATCGGCAAATAACTTCACCGGTCCCAGGGGGATGTTAAGCTCCTCCACTGAATATCCGAATAGTTCGTTAAAGGCCCGGTTCTGATAAAAATTAGCACCATCAGGCATGGCTATGCTAATGGCATCCCCGGCACCCTCAATACCCGCCAGTATCCTTAGCAGCTGACGTTCAGTTTTTTTGCGCTCGGTGATATCCCGGGATATAGCCATGATCATCTCCCTTCCCTGCAGGGTGAACACATGATTGCTGATCTCGGTGGTGAGCAGGCCACCCTCCTTGGTAACCTGGATTGCTTCAAAGGTGGCTTTTCCCCTGGAATTAATTGTTCTCATGACTTCGTACAGTTTTTCTTTTGTTTCTGGAGTTATTACATCCAGGGGACCCATCTGGAGTAGCTCTTCCTTGGAGTAACCTAATCTCTGGCAGACCACATCGTTGACTTCATAAAATTTGCCAGGAGAACCATCTTCCTCAATCAGATGCAGGGATATTCCATCGTTGGCATTATTGAACACTTCACGGAACTTCTCTTCACTCTTTTTCAGGGCATTTTCCACCATCTTCATAGGGGTTATATCCCGGGCAATGAGCTGCACTGCCTCCACTTCTCCATTTTCCCGGGGCATGGGCTGGATGTTGGTGCTGAAAAAATATTCTTTACCCTGGATAATGGATTTATTCTCAAAAATACAGCCCTCACCAGTATCTATAACCTTTCTTATATTGTTCATTTGTAAATCAGCGATTTCCGGGGGGAAGAGTTCCCACATGGTCTTTCCCTGGAATTTTTCTTCTTCACAGGAAAAGAAAATGGCGGCACTTTTATTCACCAGTATAAATTTTCCCTGGTAATCAACAATGGCAATGGGATCATCGGCATTTTCAATTAAAATACGGTATTTATTCTCACTTTCATGGAGGGCCCGTTCCACGTTCATCTTGTAAAAGGCGGTTTGCAGTGTTAATATAAGTTCGCGGGGTTCAAAAGGCCGTGATAAGTAGATTTCCTTCTGGTTTATCTGTATACATTCCAGGGTGTTGTTAGAGTTGGAGGTGATAAAAATTACTGGAATATCTGATTCTCTAATTTTTTCTAAAATAGTGTGCAGCTGGATATTATCCTGTAGCTTTTCATCCATTATAATGAGGTCTAATGAAACTGGATCAATGGACTCCGGATCAACCGGGTTATCTTCTGTCTTTACCCTTGAATTTTCACAGCTAAGCTTTTCCCACCCCTGATTTTTCCAGTTAAACACTGTGATGAGGGGGTGATTACTGTGGGCGAGGGTCTGGATAATTTTACCCGTCTCAGAATCATCTTTCATGGCGAGAATTACGATTGGTTCCGGCATGATAATTACCATTTTTTATTGGTTTTCCTACGTGTTATTAATTACTAATGGGGAAAAAATGGAAAGTTATAATAACCAAAAATAATCACACTCTGCATAATTATTACTTTCACTGGATATTATTTTTAATTAAACTAATAATAATGGGGTGAGAATCGTTAACCTGGGTCAATTAATACTCTTTCATTGGTTCATTTTCTCCCGTCCTTATAAATGAAATCATAGGGTTTTATATTCTACTTCTTTTAAAATAAATTCTAAATTTCACTCATTTTAATAATACACTCAGAAGGGTTACTATATTAACAGGCAATGATAACATGGCGAGTACAAACAATTACGTGGTTGACCTCCAGGAAGAAGAGAGGGCCATTGAAAAAATTGGGGGCAAAGCACTTAACCTGTGCAAGATGACATCTGCCGGATTTAAAGTCCCCTCTGCATTCGTGGTTTCCGTGGATGCCTATGATTATTTTATTAAAAAAGAATTAGAATCAGAAATATCTCAGATACTTAATTCTATTGATTTTAACAGTGAAAAATCCATAGCTAGGGGATGTTCTTCCATAAAAGACATCATAACCAGTGGAACGTTGCCTCCTAATTTAAGGGAAGAAATCCAGCAGAAAATAGAAGATCTTCCCCCGGGATACTATGCAGTGCGATCTTCGGCAGTGGCAGAAGACCTTCCTGATGCCAGTTTCGCCGGGCAACTGGACAGTTTCTTAAATACGGCCCGGGAAAATATTTTAGAGAGAGTAGTTGATTGTTGGGCATCCTACTGGAATGATCGTGCAGTTAAATACCGGCATGATTCATCCATTGGACATTTAGACACGGAACTGGCTGCTGCGGGGATAGCGGTGGTGGTGCAGAGGATGGTTAACGCCGATATCAGTGGGGTAATGTTCACCGCCAACCCTGTCAACGGAAGCAATGACATAGTTATTGAATCCACATGGGGCCTTGGTGAAGCAATAGTTTCGGGGATAGTTTCACCAGATTCCTTTGTTCTGGGAAGAGGGGGCAATCTACTTGAAAAAAACATACAATCAAAGGACCAAGGATATTTCCTTAAAAATGGTGAAAACAGGTTAATATCCATTCCTGAAGAAAAACAAAAAAAATCAAGCCTCAATACAGAAATACTTAAAAAATTACTGTCTAAGGGAGTGGAACTCGAAGAATTTTTCGGTGTGCCCCAGGATATTGAATGGGCACTGGAATGCGGGGAAAAGGAAGCCCAAATATATATCCTGCAGTCACGTCCTGTTACCACCCTCACTGGTGAGGGGGATGATATTTTGTGGACCCGGGCCTATGGGGATGAGTACTGGGCAGATGCCACCACCCCCCTCTTCTACGATGTCATGGGGAAAATGCTCACTGACTATGTGAACCACGAGGGTGCCCGGATAATGGGTTATAAAGAAATCACCGACACTGAACTCCTGAAACTCCATAAATCGAGGGTTTACTTCAATAGTTGGGTTCTGGAAAAGGCTTTTTCTTACTATCCCAAATTCGCCCGGTCCCAGGAACTGTTGAACTACTTCCCCCTGGAGGATCAAAATAGAATATCCCAGTACCCCTCCATACTGCATAAAACCCTACTTTCCCAGATTTTAATAGCCATCCGCGACCCGGATGGAATGATGCATCGCACAGATAAGGCCTACCGGAAATGGGCCCAGGGATTCATTAAGAAGTGTTCATCCTTTGATGAAACTGACCTGGAAGAACTCACTGACCAGGAACTACTGACCCTCTACATGGATATAGAACAGTCCGGTATCAAACATTACCAGCTGATACGATACGGCATGGTCTCCCATTCCATAGCCACCAACCTCATGGTTAAGAACTGGCTGGTGAAATGGCTGGGTGATGAGGATGGCTCCCTATACGCCGGGCTGATCTCGGGGTTGGATGATAACAAAACAGTGGAGATGAACATCAGCCTCTCAGATCTGGCCCAAATCATAAGAAAAGACCCAGATTTACTGCAGAAGATTAATAATATTGATGATCTAGGTTCCTTGAGTAATTCTGACGTTGAAAATTTAATTTCCTCCAATCCAACCTTTAAAAAAGAATTCCATCAATTCGTCACTGATTACGGGCACCGCTCCAACACCCGGGAAATACTGTACCCCCGCTGGAGGGAAGACCAGGCCTATGTACTCAGTGTCATCAAACTCCTCTCTTCATCCGACCTCGATCTTCGCAAAAAGGAACTGGAAAGCCGTGAACATAGATTCAAAACGGAAAAAGAAGTATTTAAGAGGATTAAAAAGGTGAGGGGCGGATTTTTAAAGGCCAAACTCTTCTTCACAGTCTTGAAACTGGCCCAGACCTATCTGACTTTCCGTGAAAATCAGAGATTTTACCTGGATCACCTTCTTTTCCGCCAGAGACTCATGCTCCTGGACTTAGGTCGCAGATTAAAAGAGAAAGCAGTCCTTGATGCCGGAGAGGATGTATTCTTCCTCTATGAAAAGGAATTATTCCAGTTTTTCCCCTTAGATAACCTGGAGGTACAGGTAAGTGTTTCCCAGTTAAGGAATGAGATTCTAGAAAGGAAAAGAGAATTCTACCGGTACCAATGGTCATTACCGCCAAAATTCCTGAAAAACGGGATTGAATTTGATGATACTGTCACAGAATACGATGCTAGCGCAGTTTACGGTGCAGCTGCTAGTCCCGGGATATTCCAGGGAGTGGCCCGGGTGGTGGAATCCATTGAAGGATTATCCCACTTGGAAGATGGTGAAATTCTCATAACCAGTAACACCGACCCGGCCTGGACCGCCGTATTCTCCAAGATAGGGGGTCTAATCACGGAAACCGGGGGAATACTATCCCACGGTGCGGTAATCTCCCGAGAATACCGAATCCCTGCCGTAACTGCAGTAAAAGGAGCTACTAAAATTTTTAAAACCGGGGAAAGGTTAATAGTAGATGGTAACGATGGAGTAGTATACAAAAAGGAATAAAAATGGGAAATTAAAGCGGTGAAAAAAGGATTGAAAATATTTTTTTCAAAATCGTGACGGATTTGTCTTCTCTTAAATGAGAACTTATAAATGAATATTTAAACTCTTAAATGAATATTAAAACTTTAAATGGAATATTAGGAAATCAGTGGAAGTTGTTAGTTATGGATGGCCAGGAAGAACTGAAAAACCACGAAGAATGGAATGAAAGCTACTATTTTAATTTTCATGACATAAAAAATGAAATAACTGCCTTTATGAGAATAGGGAACAAGGTCAATAAAAATGAAAAGTCAATGTTCTTCTTTTTAATGACCCCTCAGCAGACTGCAGGGATTAAGCTGGAAACTCCCTGTGATGATAAACCATTAAACATTGCTGGTTTAGAGTACCACGAACTGGAACCGGGGAAATGGAATCTCCAATTCAATGGTTCTATCTTCAATCCACTGGAAAAGGTCCCCACAGAGTTCAAAGTCAAGATGGATGTTACCTGGCAAGCTCTAAACCCGGTTATGGATTACGTGGAATGTGTGGATGAAAAACAGGCTGATATGTCCTCAAATGTGGCTTCAGAACACTATGAACAGTTTGGACGAGCACGGGGTATAATTGAGATTGCTGATGAATCATTCCCGGTTGAAGAGGCACTGGGTGAAAGGGATTTAAGCCGTGGTGTAAGGGAATGGGGATCCCCCAAGATGTGGATGTGGATTAACAGTGAATTCTCACCGGAAGAGGCCTTTAACGCTACCAAACTCTCCACTGATGAAGGAGATGTGGATGCCGGATACTTCTACACTGACTCCGTTAACCAGCCATTGATAAAATCAGATATAGATGTAAAGTTTAACCAGGGAATCCCCTCCAGGTTCAGCATGGTCCTGTACGATAAACAGGGATCACAGTACTCGGTGGAGGGTGAAGTGGTTAGAATGGGAATGATACCTGTGGATGAGCAGATGATCCTCATAGAAACACTCTCCAAATACCAATGGGAAGGTAAGGAAGGTTATGGTATAGCGGAGTTTCTGGTTCCTAACATAGGATGAATCATTTTATTGTATTTTATTAGCAGTGATTCAACATTCTTTTTTTAATTCTATTTTCTTACTAATTACGTCAAATTCTAGTTTTTTTTACCATGATTATAATAAATCTATTTATAATGGTCTTTATGATAGAAATAAAGTAGGTAATTTAAAAATAATGGTATTAATAATGTTATTGGGATTTAGGCCTTCTAAGACATTCTATGTCCGGGGGATTTTTGAAAATGAAGAGGATTGAAACTGTGCAGAAAAATAACAATATAAAATTTATACCAATCATTCTTGGTATTATAGTTATACTTTTGTTTTCAGCATCTTTTTCACAGTCTAATTCACCTTTGGACCTATTATTCATTACTATGGGGATAATAGTATTCATCCCCGGAGTTTCGAGTCGAAATGAAAAATTTCTTGAGAAAATTATTTATTTTGGGGTTATGTTTGGTATTAACTTATTCCAATGGTTACTTGTGATTAATATCCTACTTATCAGCAAAATTCCGTTAACGATTTATACACTTTTTGTTTTGGCTGTTGTTCCAATGGTAACTATATATTTAATTAACCAAATCCTCAAAAGCGACTTAAAATACCTTGAAAAGAATCAAAATAAGGATGCGATAATGACAGACAGGATAAAGTGGATCTTGATATTTGTAGGGATTACAATTTTGATCATATGTTTAATAGGATTTGCACTGTCCCTCTCACCCATATATTTATACGGTAGCTCTGTGGGCATGTTGCTGATTGTATATGGATATTATCGTGAAAATAAAAAATTAAATATAACACGTAATTATTTTTTAACCATGTCTTTTTTATTTTTACTCCAGTGGATAGTTTTAATCTTCTTAATAAGACATGTTAACGCATTAAATGGTCCTTCCTATAATTTTTCATTTACATTTTCATTGCTATTAACTTCCGTTTATTTTGACCAAATTCGTAACAGCCACTTGATTAAAATAAACTGGCAAGGGATATTTATTGGTGAGAAAAAAATATTTTAGATAACCCGTTTACCAAGTTTTTTAACGACTTCGTTATAGTGTAATTTAACGAAGTAAAATCAGGAGTAAGTAATCATTTTTCCCAGGAGACTATTATTTTATAATGATTTACTAAACTGAATGAAAATAGTAGTATTTAGACTAATTGGGCTATATGTGAAGATCATTTTACACCACTTTCTTGTTTTTAATTTAGGTGACAAAAAATTTTATTCTACCATCAAGTCTATCATGTGATTTTCTTATTCGATCAAAAATAAATTGCGAATCAAAAAAATTGTAGGATTTTGAAATAAATTAGAATGTTAATTTGAATCTTGGCTATAGACAAATTATTTACGTAAAATAGGTATGGTAAAAATTAATAAAAATAAATAAAAAAATTATTCACCCCTCTTTTTGTATTCCAGATAGTTATCTGGATACCTCCCCAGGACCAGATCCATTATTCCCTGGTTTTCCAGTTCCTCTATTATCTTGGCCCGAAACTCCAGTTCAGTCTGGGCTTCATCCAGAAGGTTTTTGGTAACAAAGAGACGGTGTTCAACTTTGTGATGTTTACGCTGTAGTTCCAGGTAGTTGTTGAGTTTCACATCCAGTTCTTTGCGCTCAAATTCATCGATCTGTTTTTTAAGCAGCTTTTTCTCTGCAATTACATCCAGAACGATCTCCTGGTTGGTGTTGATCTTGTCTTTAAAAAACTCGATCTCCGATTCTTTTTTAGCTAACTTTGCCTCCAACTCTTTGATCCGTTTTTTATCATCAGTTGATGTTGTCTCCTGCACGGGATTATCTTTCATGGAAACCTCCTTGGAAATGCTGCTTAATATCCCTTATATAATCTTAAATAGAATTATATATTTCCTATAATTTGTCTTAATTTTATCTGTATATTAATATTCCATTTATAATTGCATTATTATGCCCGTAGTTAAAGATCATATATCGTGGAAATCCATATAGAAAAAATTATTATTCTATATTCAAGTTAAAAATAGGATTTAATTTTAATTTGATAAATTAATAACGATTTTTGTTGTACCAATATAACTTGTTATATTAATACTACAAAACTTATTAAATCAAGGGTGATATTTAAAAAATTTAAATTATCAAGGGATTAAAGAATAATAATTCCTTATAACTTTTTGAATACTGTTAAATTATCGTAATATGCCTTGTTAGATGTATACCAAAATACTAAAATGGGTACTTTTTCTTAAAAATTTTCTCCCAAATATGTTTTGTGTATTTTTCATCTTTCATATTTTTGTGTATTTGGCATGTTTTTACCCATTTCATGTTTTCTTATCAAATAAATTTATGATTCTGGAAAAACATAGAGTAATCTAAGATTTTTTTGGAGGTAAAAAAAATATGCCAGTTATAACCATAGATGTTCCTCCCATGAGTAAGGAACAGAAAAAAGAGATGGTAAATAAATTTGCCCAGACTGCCAGTGAAATACTGGGACTTCCAGTCCAGTCCATTGTGACCATAATACGGGAAGTGGAAGCAGAGAATGTAGGGGTGGGAGATAACCTGCTTTGTGATATCCCTCATTAAATACTCCCTGATATTAAAAAACAGCTAAACATTAAATTAGATAGAAACACCTCCCATTAGAAACACCCCCTAGATGTGACGGCGATAAAAATGTCTGAAGACACTTCTCAAGAATCTGGAAATACCCTGAACCACCTTAAAGATGAAAAAAGCCCCTATCTGCTCCAACACAGAGACAACCCTGTGGACTGGTACCCCTGGGGTGATAAGGCATTTCAAAAAGCTAAAGGTGAGAATAAACCAATATTCCTTTCCATTGGTTACTCTACCTGTCACTGGTGCCATGTAATGAGCAGGGAATCATTCCAGGACCAGGAAATAGGCCAGCTCATTAACCAGGTCTTTGTACCGGTTAAAGTAGACCGAGAGGAGAGACCAGACATTGACAGCATATACATGACGGTATGCCAGATGATCACCGGCAATGGGGGCTGGCCCCTCACCATTATCATGACCCCTGACTTGAAACCCTTCTTCGCTGGTACTTACTTCCCCAAAGACACCGGACCCCGGGGAACCGGCCTCAGAGACCTCATACTCAACGTCCATGAACTGTGGGAAAACCAGGAGGATGAACTTGTAAAATCCGCCGAAGAACTTACTGTGTCCCTGGAAAAAATCTCCCAGGGAAAGTCCGGTGACTCTTTACCCCCGGAAATAATAACCCAGACCTATCACTCACTCCAGGAAAACTTCGACCAGCAATACGCTGGCTTTGGAACCAACCAGAAATTCCCCACACCACACCACCTCCTCTTCCTTTTAAGGTACTGGAAACAGACCGGTGAAACTGAAGCATTAAACATGGTGCAGGAAACATTAAAAGCCATGCGCAAAGGTGGAATATACGACCACGTCGGTTTTGGATTTCACCGTTACACTGTGGACCAGCAGTGGATCATTCCTCACTTTGAAAAGATGCTCTACGACCAGGCCCTACTGGTCATGGCTTACACCGAAGCCTACCAGGCCACCAGTGAAACTGAATATCGGGAAACTGCCGAAGAAGTCCTGGAGTATCTCTTACGAGATATGAGATCACCGGAGGGTGGTTTCTACTCTGCTGAGGACGCGGACAGTGAAGGGGAAGAAGGTAAGTTCTATCTGTGGACAGCTGAAGAAATCCAGGACCTACTGGGTCCTGAAGATGGAGCCCTTTTCCAGACGGTCTACTCAATTTCCACCGATGGAAACTTTAAGGATGAGACCAAAGGTATTAAAACCGGGAAAAACATACTACACCGAACTAAAACCTGGGATGAACTTTCAGCTGAACTGGAAATACCTTCAGACCAGCTGTGGTGGAAGATGGAAAATGCCAGGGAAGTACTCTTCCCGGCACGTGAAGCACGGATACATCCTGGTAAGGATGACAAGATACTCACCGACTGGAACGGACTGGTTATCGCCGCTTTATCCCTTGCGGGAAGAGTATTTGGCAGGGAAGATTATCTGGTGGCTGCTGGAGAGGCAGTTGACTTCATAATGACTCATCTTCACAGTCAGGGCCGGTTACAGCATCGCTGGCGTGAAGGTGAATCGGCAATCGAGGGAAACCTTGATGACTACGCCTATCTCATCTGGGGGTTACTGGAACTTTACCAGGCCACATTCCAGGCAGAATACTTAAAAGCCGCCCTAAAACTTAACCAGACCCTTAACAAACACTTCTGGGACACCGAGGAAGGTGGATACTATTTCACCCCAGACTATGCACCCCAAATCCTGGTAAGGCAGAAAGAAGCCTACGACACGGCACTACCCTCTGGAAATTCAGTGCAACAGATGAACCTGGAAAGATTGTACCTTTTAACCGGAGAGACTAACTTCAGAGAAACCTCGGAGTCACTGGAAAAGTATTTCTCCCCTACCATGAACCAAACACCAGCTGCTTTCACCATGTTCCTTTCGGCCACCATGTTCCAGACTGGTCCCTCTTTTGAAGTCACCATCCTGGGGGAAAAAGACGGCCTGGATACTCAGGGGATGTTAAAGGCTCTACAGAAAGAATATTTGCCCCATGTGGTTTTGGTACTCCAATCATCCAGTGATGTTCTAATAAAAGAGCTCATACCTTCTCTGGAGAATAAAGCCAAGGTAGACAACCAGGCCACAGCCTATGTCTGTGGGAATGGCACCTGCCAAGCACCAGTCAACACCCCCAAAGAATTAATAAATCTTTTAAAATAGGAGTAAATCTTCTAAAATATGCCCCTTGACTATTCCAATGGGAATTATTATTCTTAGATTCCCATTAATTATTCTTGGGGAAGGGGAACCAGTTTGGAGTATAAAAATTTGATGTTACGGTTTAAAAGACGAGAAAGCTCCCTCATCCGGCCAGCATCACCCTGCAGGATAAAAAGCTCCAGACACTGGTTTTCCTGCAGGTGGCTGTGTATCTGGGTGTTGATAATATCTTCAAAATTGTGCTTGATCTGGGTGACCTTATCCTCTGACTTTTTGGGATGGATCAAAATGAGTATGGAATGAATATGGCCTTTTAAATTCTTTTTTTCATCATTATCAGCGATCAAAAGCCGGGTACTGGCTCTGAATATTTCAGATCGGCCTGAGAATCCGATTTCATCCTTCAGGGCATCTATCTCCTCCAGGAGTTTATCACCGAGTGACACACTGATAATGGCCATAACTGTGGATATTAATAAAATCATATAAAAACCTTGCTAAATTTTATTAAGAAAATTTATAAATATTAATAAAACCAGATATTAAGTCATAAATTATTATTCTGGTACCATGATGGAAAGGAAAAAAATTCTAATTATAATCCTACTAATATTACTTCTGGCCATTTCAATAACTCTTTATTTTTACACCTCCGCCGGGAACTCTACCCCCTCTTCCAGTGACAAAATAGGGGTCGTGGTTACGGTGGGGCCCCAGGAAGAATTTGTAAAACGGGTAGGTGGCGACCGGGTGAATGTAACAGTCATGGTACCACCCGGGTCAGACCCCCATACCTACGAACCCCTGGCAGAGCAAATGAAACAGGTCCAGAATGCCCGGATATATTTCCAGGTGGGATCCGATGTGGAATTTGAATTAACCTGGCTGGATAAACTGCGGAGCATGAACCGCCAGATGAAGGTGGTTAACACTTCTGCCGGCATCCAGCTCATCCCCAACACCGCAGAATCGGAAGAAGGCAGTGACCCCCATGTATGGGTTTCACCCAAAAACGCCAAGATAATGGTGGAAAACATTTACCAGGCACTGGTAGAAACGGACCCACAAAACAGAGATTATTACACTAAAAATAGGGATGAATATTTAAGTGAACTGGACCAGCTGGATAAAAACATCACAAAAACACTATCTGGTAAAAACAATACCCCCATAATGGTTTACCACCCCTCATGGGCCTACTTCTGCAAAGATTATAATCTGCAGCAGCTAGCCATTGAAAAGGAAGGAAAGGAACCCACATCCCAGGACATTGTTAACCTGGTGGACACGGCCCGTAAAGAAGGTATCATGGTAATATTCACCTCTCCCGAGTTTTCCACGGCCAATGCCCAGACAATTGCCAGTGAAATTGGCGCCAAGGTGGTCTCTGTAGATCCCCTCAGCCCGAACTATCTGGAAAACATGAAAAAGGTGGCAGAAGCATTTGCCAGTTCTTAAAAAAAATTTATATCATTTTTCAAACGATTTCCTAAAGGTAATGATAAATAGACAGGTTATGGTGTAATGGTGACAAACATTGTTGAAATGGAGAATGTATCTGTGAGCTTTAACCGGCAATCCATTCTCCAGGAAGTTAACCTCAACATTAGTGGTGATGATTTCCTGGCCATAATAGGCCCCAACGGGGGTGGTAAAAGCACCCTCCTCAAGATTATATTAGGACTTTTAAAGCCAGATAACGGACGGGTAACCGTGTTTGGCAACCAACCCGGAAATCCCCATAACCCCATTGGCTACCTCCCTCAACACGTATCCTTCGATCCGGACTTTCCCATTAACGTCTTTGACACCGTATTATCTGGCCG encodes:
- a CDS encoding metal ABC transporter solute-binding protein, Zn/Mn family, giving the protein MMERKKILIIILLILLLAISITLYFYTSAGNSTPSSSDKIGVVVTVGPQEEFVKRVGGDRVNVTVMVPPGSDPHTYEPLAEQMKQVQNARIYFQVGSDVEFELTWLDKLRSMNRQMKVVNTSAGIQLIPNTAESEEGSDPHVWVSPKNAKIMVENIYQALVETDPQNRDYYTKNRDEYLSELDQLDKNITKTLSGKNNTPIMVYHPSWAYFCKDYNLQQLAIEKEGKEPTSQDIVNLVDTARKEGIMVIFTSPEFSTANAQTIASEIGAKVVSVDPLSPNYLENMKKVAEAFASS